A DNA window from Patagioenas fasciata isolate bPatFas1 chromosome 1, bPatFas1.hap1, whole genome shotgun sequence contains the following coding sequences:
- the LOC136108085 gene encoding rap1 GTPase-activating protein 1-like isoform X9 produces MLSRKHGFPDGACGGKSEKGVCCFNDVIDSPTQGFPCALASAVPNKTVDLFEMIEKMQGSRLDEQRCSLPAPLKTEEEYIPYPSIHEVLQKGWPYPLIILPQFGGYWIEGTSHNFSSLSPTLSDATFSWSGKVKLESDPTAKLYRKHFLGKEHQNFYSSDMSLGYLVLSVKYEQVDKQENLRLLLRTRTGTKHDLIPISCLNEFPSAVQMAKLLCEDVNVERFFPVLYPKASQLIVAFDEHVISNNFKFGVIYQKSGQTTEEEVFSNTEESLGFLEFLDFLGDKIQLQDFCGFRGGLDVTRGQTGTESVYTNFRGKEIMFHVSTKLPFTEGDSQQLQRKRHIGNDIVAIIFQDESTPFVPDMIASNFLHAYVVVQLTRDTTGDTFYKVSVTARDDVPFFGPPLPNPAIFRKSAEFREFLLAKLINAEYSCYRAEKFAKLEERTRSALLESLFEELQLRSRSMMGLPIGEDDKIENGSGSFLENFKRVIRGRSQSLDAMGISMRKQQPATLPSRPTTPGLALSQSVTEGPKAIAASFALPGRSPSRTRASRFHGRRSSAIGIENIQEEKRDTAERIQKVLDSPGTFFDLKSDGSSSPSSPEFPRRISKLI; encoded by the exons GGGAGTCGTCTGGATGAACAAAGATGTTCCCTTCCAGCTCCTCTCAAG ACAGAAGAGGAGTATATTCCTTACCCCAGCATTCATGAG GTATTACAGAAAGGATGGCCATATCCTCTCATCATCTTACCCCAGTTTGGGGGCTACTGGATTGAAGGGACCAGCCACAACTTCTCCAGCTTGAGTCCAACTCTGTCTGATGCCACATTTTCCTGGAGTGGAAAAGTGAAACTGGAGAGTGACCCTACAGCCAAGCTGTACCGCAAACATTTTCTGGGGAAG GAGCACCAGAACTTTTACTCCAGTGACATGTCCTTGGGCTACCTGGTACTTTCTGTGAAGTATGAACAGGTTGACAAACAGGAAAATCTACGCCTTTTGCTGAG GACTCGAACTGGCACCAAACATGATCTGATCCCCATTTCATGTCTGAACGAGTTTCCCAGTGCTGTCCAGATGGCAAAG CTGCTTTGTGAGGATGTGAATGTTGAACGCTTCTTTCCAGTCCTCTACCCCAAG GCTTCACAGCTTATTGTTGCATTTGATGAGCACGTTATAAGCAATAACTTCAAATTTGGGGTCATCTACCAGAAATCTGGGCAG ACAACCGAAGAAGAAGTCTTCAGCAACACAGAAGAGAGTCTGGGTTTCCTGGAGTTCCTGGATTTCCTTGGAGACAAGATTCAGCTGCAGGATTTCTGTGG GTTCCGGGGAGGCTTGGATGTCACTAGAGGTCAAACGGGCACTGAGTCAGTGTATACAAATTTCCGAGGCAAGGAGATCATGTTTCATGTGTCTACAAAGCTGCCCTTCACAGAGGGAGATTCCCAGCAG CTTCAGCGGAAGCGTCACATTGGGAATGACATTGTAGCCATcatcttccaggatgaaagcacACCTTTTGTCCCCGATATGATTGCTTCTAATTTCCTACATGCTTATGTAGTAGTTCAGCTCACTCGTGACACGACTGGAGACACTTTCTACAAG GTTTCAGTCACAGCCCGAGACGACGTTCCCTTCTTTGGACCCCCTCTGCCAAATCCAGCCATATTTAGAAAG AGTGCAGAGTTTCGTGAATTCCTTCTGGCCAAGCTCATCAATGCTGAGTACAGCTGCTATCGAGCTGAGAAATTTGCTAAATTGGAG GAAAGAACCCGGAGTGCCCTCTTGGAGAGCCTTTTTGAGGAGCTGCAGCTTCGCAGCCGCAGTATGATGGGGTTGCCCATAGGGGAGGATGACAAGATAGAGAATGGCAGTGGGAGCTTCCTTGAGAATTTCAAG CGGGTGATCAGAGGCCGCAGCCAGAGCCTGGATGCCATGGGGATATCCATGAGAAAGCAGCAGCCAGCCACCCTGCCCAGCCGCCCAACTACACCTGGCCTTGCACTCAGCCAGAGTGTCACCGAGGGCCCTAAGGCCATTGCTGCG TCTTTTGCCTTGCCTGGTAGGAGCCCCTCACGTACTCGAGCTAGCCGGTTCCATGGGCGACGGAGTAGTGCCATTGGCATTGAGAACATACAGGAGGAAAAGAG AGACACTGCAGAGAGGATACAGAAGGTGTTGGACAGTCCAGGAACTTTCTTTGACCTGAAGTCTGATGGATCCTCCAGTCCCAGCTCTCCAGAATTCCCCAGGAGGATAAGCAA ACTCATCTGA
- the LOC136108085 gene encoding rap1 GTPase-activating protein 1-like isoform X3: protein MLSRKHGFPDGACGGKSEKGVCCFNDVIDSPTQGFPCALASAVPNKTVDLFEMIEKMQGSRLDEQRCSLPAPLKTEEEYIPYPSIHEVLQKGWPYPLIILPQFGGYWIEGTSHNFSSLSPTLSDATFSWSGKVKLESDPTAKLYRKHFLGKEHQNFYSSDMSLGYLVLSVKYEQVDKQENLRLLLRTRTGTKHDLIPISCLNEFPSAVQMAKLLCEDVNVERFFPVLYPKASQLIVAFDEHVISNNFKFGVIYQKSGQTTEEEVFSNTEESLGFLEFLDFLGDKIQLQDFCGFRGGLDVTRGQTGTESVYTNFRGKEIMFHVSTKLPFTEGDSQQLQRKRHIGNDIVAIIFQDESTPFVPDMIASNFLHAYVVVQLTRDTTGDTFYKVSVTARDDVPFFGPPLPNPAIFRKSAEFREFLLAKLINAEYSCYRAEKFAKLEERTRSALLESLFEELQLRSRSMMGLPIGEDDKIENGSGSFLENFKRVIRGRSQSLDAMGISMRKQQPATLPSRPTTPGLALSQSVTEGPKAIAASFALPGRSPSRTRASRFHGRRSSAIGIENIQEEKRDTAERIQKVLDSPGTFFDLKSDGSSSPSSPEFPRRISKMLRSQTSGYCVMQPFSRSSSSVSSCCSGLRENETSEEEENDRELMCSLKGLPKQDSMVQTMWLDDSDCTPSTSSSPGSRLLPSSSVAGSTRKGEGSKADVQHQSSAGFAQRLMGVLVERRKEFSNYRIFPEELKEV, encoded by the exons GGGAGTCGTCTGGATGAACAAAGATGTTCCCTTCCAGCTCCTCTCAAG ACAGAAGAGGAGTATATTCCTTACCCCAGCATTCATGAG GTATTACAGAAAGGATGGCCATATCCTCTCATCATCTTACCCCAGTTTGGGGGCTACTGGATTGAAGGGACCAGCCACAACTTCTCCAGCTTGAGTCCAACTCTGTCTGATGCCACATTTTCCTGGAGTGGAAAAGTGAAACTGGAGAGTGACCCTACAGCCAAGCTGTACCGCAAACATTTTCTGGGGAAG GAGCACCAGAACTTTTACTCCAGTGACATGTCCTTGGGCTACCTGGTACTTTCTGTGAAGTATGAACAGGTTGACAAACAGGAAAATCTACGCCTTTTGCTGAG GACTCGAACTGGCACCAAACATGATCTGATCCCCATTTCATGTCTGAACGAGTTTCCCAGTGCTGTCCAGATGGCAAAG CTGCTTTGTGAGGATGTGAATGTTGAACGCTTCTTTCCAGTCCTCTACCCCAAG GCTTCACAGCTTATTGTTGCATTTGATGAGCACGTTATAAGCAATAACTTCAAATTTGGGGTCATCTACCAGAAATCTGGGCAG ACAACCGAAGAAGAAGTCTTCAGCAACACAGAAGAGAGTCTGGGTTTCCTGGAGTTCCTGGATTTCCTTGGAGACAAGATTCAGCTGCAGGATTTCTGTGG GTTCCGGGGAGGCTTGGATGTCACTAGAGGTCAAACGGGCACTGAGTCAGTGTATACAAATTTCCGAGGCAAGGAGATCATGTTTCATGTGTCTACAAAGCTGCCCTTCACAGAGGGAGATTCCCAGCAG CTTCAGCGGAAGCGTCACATTGGGAATGACATTGTAGCCATcatcttccaggatgaaagcacACCTTTTGTCCCCGATATGATTGCTTCTAATTTCCTACATGCTTATGTAGTAGTTCAGCTCACTCGTGACACGACTGGAGACACTTTCTACAAG GTTTCAGTCACAGCCCGAGACGACGTTCCCTTCTTTGGACCCCCTCTGCCAAATCCAGCCATATTTAGAAAG AGTGCAGAGTTTCGTGAATTCCTTCTGGCCAAGCTCATCAATGCTGAGTACAGCTGCTATCGAGCTGAGAAATTTGCTAAATTGGAG GAAAGAACCCGGAGTGCCCTCTTGGAGAGCCTTTTTGAGGAGCTGCAGCTTCGCAGCCGCAGTATGATGGGGTTGCCCATAGGGGAGGATGACAAGATAGAGAATGGCAGTGGGAGCTTCCTTGAGAATTTCAAG CGGGTGATCAGAGGCCGCAGCCAGAGCCTGGATGCCATGGGGATATCCATGAGAAAGCAGCAGCCAGCCACCCTGCCCAGCCGCCCAACTACACCTGGCCTTGCACTCAGCCAGAGTGTCACCGAGGGCCCTAAGGCCATTGCTGCG TCTTTTGCCTTGCCTGGTAGGAGCCCCTCACGTACTCGAGCTAGCCGGTTCCATGGGCGACGGAGTAGTGCCATTGGCATTGAGAACATACAGGAGGAAAAGAG AGACACTGCAGAGAGGATACAGAAGGTGTTGGACAGTCCAGGAACTTTCTTTGACCTGAAGTCTGATGGATCCTCCAGTCCCAGCTCTCCAGAATTCCCCAGGAGGATAAGCAA AATGCTCAGGAGTCAGACTTCAGGATACTGCGTGATGCAGCCATTCTCACGTTCTTCATCCAGTGTAAGCAGTTGTTGTAGTGGTTTGAGGGAAAATGAAACATCTGAGGAAGAGGAGAATGACAGG GAGCTGATGTGCTCTCTTAAGGGCCTTCCAAAACAGGATTCAATGGTTCAGACTATGTGGCTGGATGACAGTGACTGCACACCCAGTACTTCCAGCTCACcag GAAGCAGGTTGCTTCCTTCCAGCAGTGTTGCTGGCTCCACTAGAAAAGGAGAAGGCAGCAAAGCAGATGTTCAGCACCAGAGTTCA GCTGGATTTGCCCAAAGACTAATGGGTGTGCTGGTGGAAAGGAGGAAGGAGTTTTCAAATTATAGGATATTTCCTGAAGAGCTGAAAGAGGTGTAA
- the LOC136108085 gene encoding rap1 GTPase-activating protein 1-like isoform X8, with amino-acid sequence MLSRKHGFPDGACGGKSEKGVCCFNDVIDSPTQGFPCALASAVPNKTVDLFEMIEKMQGSRLDEQRCSLPAPLKTEEEYIPYPSIHEVLQKGWPYPLIILPQFGGYWIEGTSHNFSSLSPTLSDATFSWSGKVKLESDPTAKLYRKHFLGKEHQNFYSSDMSLGYLVLSVKYEQVDKQENLRLLLRTRTGTKHDLIPISCLNEFPSAVQMAKLLCEDVNVERFFPVLYPKASQLIVAFDEHVISNNFKFGVIYQKSGQTTEEEVFSNTEESLGFLEFLDFLGDKIQLQDFCGFRGGLDVTRGQTGTESVYTNFRGKEIMFHVSTKLPFTEGDSQQLQRKRHIGNDIVAIIFQDESTPFVPDMIASNFLHAYVVVQLTRDTTGDTFYKVSVTARDDVPFFGPPLPNPAIFRKSAEFREFLLAKLINAEYSCYRAEKFAKLEERTRSALLESLFEELQLRSRSMMGLPIGEDDKIENGSGSFLENFKRVIRGRSQSLDAMGISMRKQQPATLPSRPTTPGLALSQSVTEGPKAIAASFALPGRSPSRTRASRFHGRRSSAIGIENIQEEKRDTAERIQKVLDSPGTFFDLKSDGSSSPSSPEFPRRISKLDLPKD; translated from the exons GGGAGTCGTCTGGATGAACAAAGATGTTCCCTTCCAGCTCCTCTCAAG ACAGAAGAGGAGTATATTCCTTACCCCAGCATTCATGAG GTATTACAGAAAGGATGGCCATATCCTCTCATCATCTTACCCCAGTTTGGGGGCTACTGGATTGAAGGGACCAGCCACAACTTCTCCAGCTTGAGTCCAACTCTGTCTGATGCCACATTTTCCTGGAGTGGAAAAGTGAAACTGGAGAGTGACCCTACAGCCAAGCTGTACCGCAAACATTTTCTGGGGAAG GAGCACCAGAACTTTTACTCCAGTGACATGTCCTTGGGCTACCTGGTACTTTCTGTGAAGTATGAACAGGTTGACAAACAGGAAAATCTACGCCTTTTGCTGAG GACTCGAACTGGCACCAAACATGATCTGATCCCCATTTCATGTCTGAACGAGTTTCCCAGTGCTGTCCAGATGGCAAAG CTGCTTTGTGAGGATGTGAATGTTGAACGCTTCTTTCCAGTCCTCTACCCCAAG GCTTCACAGCTTATTGTTGCATTTGATGAGCACGTTATAAGCAATAACTTCAAATTTGGGGTCATCTACCAGAAATCTGGGCAG ACAACCGAAGAAGAAGTCTTCAGCAACACAGAAGAGAGTCTGGGTTTCCTGGAGTTCCTGGATTTCCTTGGAGACAAGATTCAGCTGCAGGATTTCTGTGG GTTCCGGGGAGGCTTGGATGTCACTAGAGGTCAAACGGGCACTGAGTCAGTGTATACAAATTTCCGAGGCAAGGAGATCATGTTTCATGTGTCTACAAAGCTGCCCTTCACAGAGGGAGATTCCCAGCAG CTTCAGCGGAAGCGTCACATTGGGAATGACATTGTAGCCATcatcttccaggatgaaagcacACCTTTTGTCCCCGATATGATTGCTTCTAATTTCCTACATGCTTATGTAGTAGTTCAGCTCACTCGTGACACGACTGGAGACACTTTCTACAAG GTTTCAGTCACAGCCCGAGACGACGTTCCCTTCTTTGGACCCCCTCTGCCAAATCCAGCCATATTTAGAAAG AGTGCAGAGTTTCGTGAATTCCTTCTGGCCAAGCTCATCAATGCTGAGTACAGCTGCTATCGAGCTGAGAAATTTGCTAAATTGGAG GAAAGAACCCGGAGTGCCCTCTTGGAGAGCCTTTTTGAGGAGCTGCAGCTTCGCAGCCGCAGTATGATGGGGTTGCCCATAGGGGAGGATGACAAGATAGAGAATGGCAGTGGGAGCTTCCTTGAGAATTTCAAG CGGGTGATCAGAGGCCGCAGCCAGAGCCTGGATGCCATGGGGATATCCATGAGAAAGCAGCAGCCAGCCACCCTGCCCAGCCGCCCAACTACACCTGGCCTTGCACTCAGCCAGAGTGTCACCGAGGGCCCTAAGGCCATTGCTGCG TCTTTTGCCTTGCCTGGTAGGAGCCCCTCACGTACTCGAGCTAGCCGGTTCCATGGGCGACGGAGTAGTGCCATTGGCATTGAGAACATACAGGAGGAAAAGAG AGACACTGCAGAGAGGATACAGAAGGTGTTGGACAGTCCAGGAACTTTCTTTGACCTGAAGTCTGATGGATCCTCCAGTCCCAGCTCTCCAGAATTCCCCAGGAGGATAAGCAA GCTGGATTTGCCCAAAGACTAA
- the LOC136108085 gene encoding rap1 GTPase-activating protein 1-like isoform X6, translated as MLSRKHGFPDGACGGKSEKGVCCFNDVIDSPTQGFPCALASAVPNKTVDLFEMIEKMQGSRLDEQRCSLPAPLKTEEEYIPYPSIHEVLQKGWPYPLIILPQFGGYWIEGTSHNFSSLSPTLSDATFSWSGKVKLESDPTAKLYRKHFLGKEHQNFYSSDMSLGYLVLSVKYEQVDKQENLRLLLRTRTGTKHDLIPISCLNEFPSAVQMAKLLCEDVNVERFFPVLYPKASQLIVAFDEHVISNNFKFGVIYQKSGQTTEEEVFSNTEESLGFLEFLDFLGDKIQLQDFCGFRGGLDVTRGQTGTESVYTNFRGKEIMFHVSTKLPFTEGDSQQLQRKRHIGNDIVAIIFQDESTPFVPDMIASNFLHAYVVVQLTRDTTGDTFYKVSVTARDDVPFFGPPLPNPAIFRKSAEFREFLLAKLINAEYSCYRAEKFAKLEERTRSALLESLFEELQLRSRSMMGLPIGEDDKIENGSGSFLENFKRVIRGRSQSLDAMGISMRKQQPATLPSRPTTPGLALSQSVTEGPKAIAASFALPGRSPSRTRASRFHGRRSSAIGIENIQEEKRDTAERIQKVLDSPGTFFDLKSDGSSSPSSPEFPRRISKMLRSQTSGYCVMQPFSRSSSSVSSCCSGLRENETSEEEENDRELMCSLKGLPKQDSMVQTMWLDDSDCTPSTSSSPGSRLLPSSSVAGSTRKGEGSKADVQHQSSASMLCCV; from the exons GGGAGTCGTCTGGATGAACAAAGATGTTCCCTTCCAGCTCCTCTCAAG ACAGAAGAGGAGTATATTCCTTACCCCAGCATTCATGAG GTATTACAGAAAGGATGGCCATATCCTCTCATCATCTTACCCCAGTTTGGGGGCTACTGGATTGAAGGGACCAGCCACAACTTCTCCAGCTTGAGTCCAACTCTGTCTGATGCCACATTTTCCTGGAGTGGAAAAGTGAAACTGGAGAGTGACCCTACAGCCAAGCTGTACCGCAAACATTTTCTGGGGAAG GAGCACCAGAACTTTTACTCCAGTGACATGTCCTTGGGCTACCTGGTACTTTCTGTGAAGTATGAACAGGTTGACAAACAGGAAAATCTACGCCTTTTGCTGAG GACTCGAACTGGCACCAAACATGATCTGATCCCCATTTCATGTCTGAACGAGTTTCCCAGTGCTGTCCAGATGGCAAAG CTGCTTTGTGAGGATGTGAATGTTGAACGCTTCTTTCCAGTCCTCTACCCCAAG GCTTCACAGCTTATTGTTGCATTTGATGAGCACGTTATAAGCAATAACTTCAAATTTGGGGTCATCTACCAGAAATCTGGGCAG ACAACCGAAGAAGAAGTCTTCAGCAACACAGAAGAGAGTCTGGGTTTCCTGGAGTTCCTGGATTTCCTTGGAGACAAGATTCAGCTGCAGGATTTCTGTGG GTTCCGGGGAGGCTTGGATGTCACTAGAGGTCAAACGGGCACTGAGTCAGTGTATACAAATTTCCGAGGCAAGGAGATCATGTTTCATGTGTCTACAAAGCTGCCCTTCACAGAGGGAGATTCCCAGCAG CTTCAGCGGAAGCGTCACATTGGGAATGACATTGTAGCCATcatcttccaggatgaaagcacACCTTTTGTCCCCGATATGATTGCTTCTAATTTCCTACATGCTTATGTAGTAGTTCAGCTCACTCGTGACACGACTGGAGACACTTTCTACAAG GTTTCAGTCACAGCCCGAGACGACGTTCCCTTCTTTGGACCCCCTCTGCCAAATCCAGCCATATTTAGAAAG AGTGCAGAGTTTCGTGAATTCCTTCTGGCCAAGCTCATCAATGCTGAGTACAGCTGCTATCGAGCTGAGAAATTTGCTAAATTGGAG GAAAGAACCCGGAGTGCCCTCTTGGAGAGCCTTTTTGAGGAGCTGCAGCTTCGCAGCCGCAGTATGATGGGGTTGCCCATAGGGGAGGATGACAAGATAGAGAATGGCAGTGGGAGCTTCCTTGAGAATTTCAAG CGGGTGATCAGAGGCCGCAGCCAGAGCCTGGATGCCATGGGGATATCCATGAGAAAGCAGCAGCCAGCCACCCTGCCCAGCCGCCCAACTACACCTGGCCTTGCACTCAGCCAGAGTGTCACCGAGGGCCCTAAGGCCATTGCTGCG TCTTTTGCCTTGCCTGGTAGGAGCCCCTCACGTACTCGAGCTAGCCGGTTCCATGGGCGACGGAGTAGTGCCATTGGCATTGAGAACATACAGGAGGAAAAGAG AGACACTGCAGAGAGGATACAGAAGGTGTTGGACAGTCCAGGAACTTTCTTTGACCTGAAGTCTGATGGATCCTCCAGTCCCAGCTCTCCAGAATTCCCCAGGAGGATAAGCAA AATGCTCAGGAGTCAGACTTCAGGATACTGCGTGATGCAGCCATTCTCACGTTCTTCATCCAGTGTAAGCAGTTGTTGTAGTGGTTTGAGGGAAAATGAAACATCTGAGGAAGAGGAGAATGACAGG GAGCTGATGTGCTCTCTTAAGGGCCTTCCAAAACAGGATTCAATGGTTCAGACTATGTGGCTGGATGACAGTGACTGCACACCCAGTACTTCCAGCTCACcag GAAGCAGGTTGCTTCCTTCCAGCAGTGTTGCTGGCTCCACTAGAAAAGGAGAAGGCAGCAAAGCAGATGTTCAGCACCAGAGTTCA GCCTCCATGTTGTGCTGTGTGTGA
- the LOC136108085 gene encoding rap1 GTPase-activating protein 1-like isoform X10: MLSRKHGFPDGACGGKSEKGVCCFNDVIDSPTQGFPCALASAVPNKTVDLFEMIEKMQGSRLDEQRCSLPAPLKTEEEYIPYPSIHEVLQKGWPYPLIILPQFGGYWIEGTSHNFSSLSPTLSDATFSWSGKVKLESDPTAKLYRKHFLGKEHQNFYSSDMSLGYLVLSVKYEQVDKQENLRLLLRTRTGTKHDLIPISCLNEFPSAVQMAKLLCEDVNVERFFPVLYPKASQLIVAFDEHVISNNFKFGVIYQKSGQTTEEEVFSNTEESLGFLEFLDFLGDKIQLQDFCGFRGGLDVTRGQTGTESVYTNFRGKEIMFHVSTKLPFTEGDSQQLQRKRHIGNDIVAIIFQDESTPFVPDMIASNFLHAYVVVQLTRDTTGDTFYKVSVTARDDVPFFGPPLPNPAIFRKSAEFREFLLAKLINAEYSCYRAEKFAKLEERTRSALLESLFEELQLRSRSMMGLPIGEDDKIENGSGSFLENFKRVIRGRSQSLDAMGISMRKQQPATLPSRPTTPGLALSQSVTEGPKAIAASFALPGRSPSRTRASRFHGRRSSAIGIENIQEEKRDTAERIQKVLDSPGTFFDLKSDGSSSPSSPEFPRRISKS; encoded by the exons GGGAGTCGTCTGGATGAACAAAGATGTTCCCTTCCAGCTCCTCTCAAG ACAGAAGAGGAGTATATTCCTTACCCCAGCATTCATGAG GTATTACAGAAAGGATGGCCATATCCTCTCATCATCTTACCCCAGTTTGGGGGCTACTGGATTGAAGGGACCAGCCACAACTTCTCCAGCTTGAGTCCAACTCTGTCTGATGCCACATTTTCCTGGAGTGGAAAAGTGAAACTGGAGAGTGACCCTACAGCCAAGCTGTACCGCAAACATTTTCTGGGGAAG GAGCACCAGAACTTTTACTCCAGTGACATGTCCTTGGGCTACCTGGTACTTTCTGTGAAGTATGAACAGGTTGACAAACAGGAAAATCTACGCCTTTTGCTGAG GACTCGAACTGGCACCAAACATGATCTGATCCCCATTTCATGTCTGAACGAGTTTCCCAGTGCTGTCCAGATGGCAAAG CTGCTTTGTGAGGATGTGAATGTTGAACGCTTCTTTCCAGTCCTCTACCCCAAG GCTTCACAGCTTATTGTTGCATTTGATGAGCACGTTATAAGCAATAACTTCAAATTTGGGGTCATCTACCAGAAATCTGGGCAG ACAACCGAAGAAGAAGTCTTCAGCAACACAGAAGAGAGTCTGGGTTTCCTGGAGTTCCTGGATTTCCTTGGAGACAAGATTCAGCTGCAGGATTTCTGTGG GTTCCGGGGAGGCTTGGATGTCACTAGAGGTCAAACGGGCACTGAGTCAGTGTATACAAATTTCCGAGGCAAGGAGATCATGTTTCATGTGTCTACAAAGCTGCCCTTCACAGAGGGAGATTCCCAGCAG CTTCAGCGGAAGCGTCACATTGGGAATGACATTGTAGCCATcatcttccaggatgaaagcacACCTTTTGTCCCCGATATGATTGCTTCTAATTTCCTACATGCTTATGTAGTAGTTCAGCTCACTCGTGACACGACTGGAGACACTTTCTACAAG GTTTCAGTCACAGCCCGAGACGACGTTCCCTTCTTTGGACCCCCTCTGCCAAATCCAGCCATATTTAGAAAG AGTGCAGAGTTTCGTGAATTCCTTCTGGCCAAGCTCATCAATGCTGAGTACAGCTGCTATCGAGCTGAGAAATTTGCTAAATTGGAG GAAAGAACCCGGAGTGCCCTCTTGGAGAGCCTTTTTGAGGAGCTGCAGCTTCGCAGCCGCAGTATGATGGGGTTGCCCATAGGGGAGGATGACAAGATAGAGAATGGCAGTGGGAGCTTCCTTGAGAATTTCAAG CGGGTGATCAGAGGCCGCAGCCAGAGCCTGGATGCCATGGGGATATCCATGAGAAAGCAGCAGCCAGCCACCCTGCCCAGCCGCCCAACTACACCTGGCCTTGCACTCAGCCAGAGTGTCACCGAGGGCCCTAAGGCCATTGCTGCG TCTTTTGCCTTGCCTGGTAGGAGCCCCTCACGTACTCGAGCTAGCCGGTTCCATGGGCGACGGAGTAGTGCCATTGGCATTGAGAACATACAGGAGGAAAAGAG AGACACTGCAGAGAGGATACAGAAGGTGTTGGACAGTCCAGGAACTTTCTTTGACCTGAAGTCTGATGGATCCTCCAGTCCCAGCTCTCCAGAATTCCCCAGGAGGATAAGCAA GAGCTGA
- the GSTK1 gene encoding glutathione S-transferase kappa 1 — translation MGRTLVELFYDVVSPYSWLGFEVLCRYQHIWNIDLRFRPAFLGGIMQATGNKPPAMLPKRAEYLLKDIKRMAEYYQVPVQISGDDFQRILGKSTLGAMRFITAIDMTQPQYLEPLSREFWIRFWSQHEDISQPENILAVARQAGLSSEVAQKQLEMISSSAVKNRLKETTEQAIKYGAFGMPAVVAHFNGEPHLFFGSDRLELLGSIIGEKWQGPVPSVPSPKM, via the exons ATGGGACGGACGCTCGTGGAGCTCTTCTACGATGTGGTATCCCCTTACTCCTGGTTGGGGTTTGAG GTACTCTGCAGGTAccagcacatctggaatattgatCTGCGCTTTCGTCCAGCTTTCCTTGGTGGCATAATGCAAGCAACTG gtaACAAGCCCCCAGCAATGTTGCCAAAGCGTGCAGAATACCTGCTGAAGGATATAAAGAGGATGGCAGAATACTACCAAGTGCCTGTACAAATTTCAGGAGATGACTTCCAACGTATTCTTGGCAAAA GCACTCTTGGGGCCATGCGCTTTATCACAGCCATTGACATGACACAACCACAATACTTAGAACCCTTATCTAGGGAGTTCTGGATACGTTTTTGGTCACAG CATGAAGATATCAGTCAGCCGGAGAATATATTGGCT GTTGCACGACAGGCTGGGCTATCATCAGAGGTTGCTCAGAAACAACTTGAAATGATTTCATCCTCTGCAGTGAAGAACCGACTGAAAGAGACAACAGAGCAAGCAATAAAATATGGG GCATTTGGGATGCCTGCTGTTGTGGCACATTTTAATGGGGAACCTCATCTCTTTTTTGGCTCCGATCGTTTAGAGCTGCTAGGCAGCATTATAG GTGAAAAATGGCAGGGGCCAGTTCCATCAGTTCCAAGCCCCAAGATGTGA